A window of Actinopolymorpha sp. NPDC004070 contains these coding sequences:
- the scpB gene encoding SMC-Scp complex subunit ScpB, which produces MSGADDAPEVERPAPSTDEQAPAEEQAPVDEQVTAEEQPAVEEPASADEQGPPDERAPVEEQGQVDDEAEDTLDVVVPGDLHGPIEAILLIVDEPLSPVTLAQVLGRPRPDIDEALRTLSAEYTEQERGFDLREVAGGWRLYTREEYAEVVQRFVLDGQQAKLTQAALETLAVVAYKQPVSRARVSAIRGVNCDGVMRTLVTRGLVEEAGAEGESNATLYRTTSYFLERLGIRSLEELPDLAPYLPDIDEMEAEQVSTPAEVTPTVPAQMPLGDAEDDSDVAVEADAETEADAETAPQPEYEHEPEADHEAEAGHEPEATPADQENVSTEWRTDADG; this is translated from the coding sequence ATGAGCGGTGCCGACGACGCGCCCGAGGTCGAGCGCCCGGCGCCGTCCACCGACGAGCAGGCCCCGGCGGAGGAGCAAGCTCCGGTTGACGAGCAGGTCACGGCGGAGGAGCAGCCTGCCGTCGAGGAGCCGGCGTCCGCTGACGAGCAAGGTCCGCCCGACGAGCGGGCCCCGGTCGAGGAGCAAGGTCAGGTTGACGACGAGGCCGAGGACACCCTCGACGTCGTCGTACCCGGTGATCTGCACGGGCCGATCGAGGCAATCCTGCTGATCGTCGACGAGCCGCTCTCTCCGGTCACACTGGCGCAGGTGCTCGGGCGGCCCAGGCCCGACATCGACGAGGCGCTGCGCACGCTGTCGGCGGAGTACACCGAGCAGGAACGCGGGTTCGACCTGCGTGAGGTCGCCGGCGGCTGGCGGCTCTACACGCGGGAGGAGTACGCCGAGGTCGTCCAGCGGTTCGTGCTCGACGGGCAGCAGGCCAAGCTCACCCAGGCGGCGCTGGAGACCCTGGCGGTGGTCGCGTACAAGCAACCGGTCAGCCGGGCCCGGGTGTCGGCCATCCGCGGCGTCAACTGCGACGGCGTGATGCGCACGCTGGTGACGCGAGGGCTGGTGGAGGAGGCCGGCGCGGAGGGGGAGAGCAACGCCACGCTGTACCGCACCACGTCGTACTTCCTGGAACGCCTCGGCATCAGGTCACTGGAGGAGTTGCCGGACCTCGCGCCGTATCTCCCGGACATCGACGAGATGGAAGCCGAGCAGGTGAGTACGCCCGCGGAGGTCACGCCGACGGTGCCCGCGCAGATGCCGTTGGGCGACGCGGAGGACGATTCGGACGTCGCCGTCGAGGCCGACGCCGAGACCGAAGCGGACGCCGAGACGGCGCCGCAGCCGGAATACGAGCATGAGCCCGAGGCTGACCATGAGGCTGAGGCCGGGCACGAGCCTGAGGCCACCCCGGCCGACCAGGAGAACGTGAGCACGGAGTGGAGGACGGACGCCGATGGGTGA
- a CDS encoding segregation/condensation protein A, protein MGRRSTFTVRLDNFEGPFDLLLGLISKHKLDVTEVALSVVTDEFIAYIRAKGPEWDLDQTTEFLLVASTLLDLKAARLLPQGEVEDEEDLALLEARDLLFARLLQYRAYKQVGGLLAERMTREARRFPRAVGLEDRFAKLLPEVLIGLGVDDFARLAARAMRPRPEPVVSLTHIHAPRVSVREQGTILVERLRRIRSTTFRALVADSPNVVTTIARFLALLELFREGAVTFEQAEALAELTVRWAGSDDGTVVVSDEFDEQDGGGEQETSDEQAEPDSTGDST, encoded by the coding sequence ATCGGCCGGAGAAGCACGTTCACCGTCCGGCTGGACAACTTCGAGGGCCCGTTCGACCTGCTGCTCGGGCTGATCTCCAAGCACAAGCTGGACGTCACCGAGGTGGCGCTGTCGGTGGTGACCGACGAGTTCATCGCCTATATCCGGGCGAAGGGCCCGGAGTGGGACCTCGACCAGACCACGGAGTTCCTGCTCGTCGCATCCACCCTGCTCGACCTCAAGGCCGCCCGGCTGCTGCCGCAGGGAGAGGTCGAGGACGAGGAGGACCTCGCGCTGCTGGAGGCCCGGGACCTGCTGTTCGCCCGGCTGCTGCAGTACCGCGCGTACAAGCAGGTGGGCGGGTTGCTGGCGGAGCGGATGACGAGGGAGGCGCGCCGCTTCCCCCGGGCCGTGGGTCTGGAGGACCGGTTCGCCAAGCTGCTGCCCGAGGTGCTGATCGGCCTCGGTGTCGACGACTTCGCCCGGCTCGCCGCCAGGGCGATGCGCCCGCGCCCTGAGCCGGTGGTGTCGCTGACGCACATCCACGCGCCCCGGGTCAGTGTCCGCGAGCAGGGCACCATCCTGGTCGAACGCCTGCGCCGGATACGCTCGACGACGTTCCGGGCGCTGGTGGCCGACTCGCCGAACGTCGTGACGACGATCGCGCGGTTCCTCGCCCTGCTGGAACTCTTCCGTGAGGGCGCGGTGACCTTCGAGCAGGCCGAGGCCCTGGCCGAGCTGACAGTGCGCTGGGCCGGTAGCGACGACGGCACGGTCGTGGTCAGCGACGAGTTCGACGAGCAGGACGGCGGCGGCGAGCAGGAGACGAGCGACGAGCAGGCCGAGCCGGATTCGACAGGAGACAGCACATGA
- a CDS encoding ParA family protein has protein sequence MAPAPSANGVKSSSPRTRPQFPDPPPLERHGPARILAIVNQKGGVGKTTTAINLGASLAELGRRVLLVDFDPQASLTIGLGIDPLALEATTYDMVIDRDVTAEDIRVKTAVDGMDLLPSDISLSGAEIQLVTEVARETTLARQLEVLRPEYDLILIDCQPSLGLLTVNALTAADGVIIPLECEYFALRGLGFLVDKTIKTVQERINPRLKIEGILATMFDMRTLHAREILEEVVGRFGETVFHTVISRTVRFPETNKLGEPITTYAPNSVAAEAYRQLARELVGRLG, from the coding sequence TTGGCGCCCGCACCGAGCGCCAACGGCGTCAAGTCGTCCTCGCCCAGGACCCGCCCGCAGTTCCCCGACCCGCCGCCGCTGGAGCGCCACGGACCGGCCCGGATCCTCGCGATCGTCAACCAGAAGGGTGGCGTCGGCAAGACGACCACCGCCATCAACCTCGGTGCGTCGCTGGCCGAGCTCGGCCGTCGCGTGCTGCTGGTCGACTTCGACCCGCAGGCATCGCTGACGATCGGGCTGGGCATCGACCCGCTGGCGCTGGAAGCCACGACCTACGACATGGTCATCGACCGCGACGTGACCGCGGAGGACATCCGGGTCAAGACCGCGGTCGACGGCATGGACCTGCTGCCGTCGGACATCTCGCTGTCCGGCGCGGAGATCCAGCTGGTCACCGAGGTCGCCCGGGAGACCACGCTGGCCCGTCAGCTGGAAGTGTTGCGGCCCGAGTACGACCTGATCCTGATCGACTGCCAGCCGTCGCTGGGCCTGCTCACCGTCAACGCACTCACCGCCGCCGACGGCGTGATCATCCCTCTGGAGTGTGAGTACTTCGCCCTGCGCGGGCTCGGCTTCCTCGTCGACAAGACGATCAAGACCGTGCAGGAGCGGATCAACCCGCGGCTGAAGATCGAGGGCATCCTGGCCACGATGTTCGACATGCGGACGCTGCACGCCCGGGAGATCCTGGAGGAGGTCGTCGGCCGGTTCGGCGAGACGGTGTTCCACACCGTGATCTCGCGTACGGTCCGCTTCCCCGAGACCAACAAGCTCGGCGAGCCGATCACCACGTACGCACCGAACAGCGTCGCCGCCGAGGCCTACCGCCAGCTCGCCCGCGAGCTGGTCGGCCGGCTCGGCTGA